In the Phaseolus vulgaris cultivar G19833 chromosome 7, P. vulgaris v2.0, whole genome shotgun sequence genome, one interval contains:
- the LOC137828951 gene encoding protein FANTASTIC FOUR 3-like, with protein MAAIVCHGLQSHLDSQLAESIVLKLRLPSPKPPPTQFFKPSFWDSNSNSTLKPHTEENNKPTTPSNSNSCSFLEALSNVSKEPSNDLTTYLHPQQKRSSLTLSPESLQLCTENLGNESGSDSDESSIDMLSAVSANSGTREQTQKGQPRQLSTAKKAKTQNFPPPLTTIRGSEPLRVRPHRENGRLVIEVTKVPPSPLCFQAERSHGRLRLCFLTNPTPSFDPEEEDDAEENEQLADGKELENEIIGEVKDTPEEDKETEEEENGDEKEEEVEEEEEEEECVACGCVESDVIVEKYSRVRRCREGGDHENNELLNWSDSLCVVTS; from the coding sequence ATGGCTGCAATTGTGTGCCACGGATTGCAGTCACACCTCGATTCCCAACTCGCTGAGTCAATAGTACTCAAACTCAGACTCCCTTCCCCAAAGCCACCCCCTACTCAATTCTTCAAACCCTCTTTCTGGGATTCAAATTCAAACTCAACCTTAAAACCCCACACCGAAGAAAACAACAAGCCCACAACACCTTCTAACTCCAATTCTTGTAGCTTCCTCGAAGCACTCTCCAACGTCTCAAAAGAACCATCGAACGATCTAACCACCTACTTGCACCCTCAGCAGAAACGCTCCTCGCTCACCCTCAGCCCGGAGAGTCTCCAACTCTGCACCGAAAACCTCGGAAACGAAAGCGGCAGTGACAGCGATGAAAGCAGCATTGACATGCTCTCGGCAGTGAGCGCGAATTCGGGGACAAGGGAACAAACTCAAAAGGGGCAACCTCGTCAACTTTCGACAGCGAAGAAAGCGAAAACGCAGAATTTTCCGCCCCCTTTGACGACGATAAGGGGATCAGAGCCTCTTCGCGTGAGACCCCACCGTGAAAACGGAAGGCTGGTGATTGAGGTCACCAAGGTCCCACCGAGTCCCTTGTGCTTTCAAGCTGAAAGAAGCCATGGCCGACTTCGCCTCTGTTTTTTGACAAACCCCACTCCCAGTTTTGACccggaagaagaagatgacgcAGAAGAAAACGAACAGTTAGCCGATGGAAAAGAATTGGAAAATGAAATAATTGGAGAAGTAAAAGATACCCCAGAAGAAGACAAAGAAacagaggaagaagaaaatggagacgaaaaagaagaagaagtagaagaagaagaagaggaggaggaaTGTGTTGCATGTGGGTGTGTGGAGAGTGATGTTATTGTGGAAAAgtactcgagggtgagaaggtgCAGAGAAGGTGGTGACCACGAGAACAATGAATTGTTAAATTGGAGTGACTCACTTTGTGTGGTTACTTCCTAA